A window from Chiroxiphia lanceolata isolate bChiLan1 chromosome 3, bChiLan1.pri, whole genome shotgun sequence encodes these proteins:
- the TENT5A gene encoding terminal nucleotidyltransferase 5A, protein MADDEKAGGSPGGSSAGGGESAHCNVLSWEQVQRLDRILSETIPIHGRGNFPTLAMQPRQIVKVVRSRLEEKGIGLRDVRLNGSAASHVLHQDSGLGYKDLDLIFCADLKGEAEFQTVKDVVLDCLLDFLPEGVNKEKITPLTLKEAYVQKMVKVCNDSDRWSLISLSNNSGKNVELKFVDSLRRQFEFSVDSFQIKLDSLLLFYECSENPMTETFHPTIIGESVYGDFQEAFDHLCNKIIATRNPEEIRGGGLLKYCNLLVRGFRAASESEIKSLQRYMCSRFFIDFSDIGEQQRKLESYLQNHFVGLEDRKYDYLMTLHGVVNESTVCLMGHERRQTLNLITMLAIRVLAEQNIIPNVANVTCYYQPAPYVADANFSNYYIAQVQTVFPCQQHTYSTWLPCN, encoded by the exons ATGGCAGACGATGAGAAGGCCGGCGGCAGCCCCGGCGGGAGTTCCGCGGGCGGCGGCGAGAGCGCGCACTGCAACGTGCTCAGCTGGGAGCAAGTGCAGCGGCTGGACCGCATCCTCAGCGAGACCATCCCCATCCACGGCCGCGGCAACTTCCCCACACTGGCCATGCAGCCCCGCCAGATCGTCAAGGTGGTGCGGAGCCggctggaggagaagggcaTCGGCCTGCGCGACGTGCGGCTGAACGGCTCGGCCGCCAGCCACGTCCTACACCAGGACAGTGGCTTGGGCTACAAGGACTTGGACCTCATCTTCTGCGCCGACCTCAAAGGAGAAGCCGAATTTCAGACTGTGAAGGACGTGGTCTTGGATTGCCTCTTGGATTTCTTACCCGAGGGGGTGAATAAGGAGAAGATCACGCCGCTCACCCTGAAG GAGGCTTATGTGCAGAAAATGGTAAAAGTATGCAATGATTCAGACCGATGGAGTCTCATCTCCCTGTCCAACAACAGTGGCAAAAATGTGGAGCTGAAATTTGTGGACTCTCTGAGGCGGCAGTTTGAATTCAGTGTCGATTCCTTTCAAATCAAGCTGGACTCCCTACTGCTATTTTATGAGTGCTCAGAGAATCCGATGACTGAAACTTTTCATCCAACTATCATTGGTGAGAGTGTCTATGGGGATTTCCAGGAAGCCTTTGATCACCTCTGCAACAAGATAATTGCCACCAGAAACCCAGAAGAAATCAGAGGAGGTGGTCTTCTGAAGTACTGCAACCTTTTGGTAAGGGGCTTTAGGGCTGCCTCTGAATCTGAGATTAAGTCCCTGCAGAGATACATGTGTTCGAGGTTTTTCATTGACTTCTCAGACATTggagaacagcagagaaagctggAGTCCTACTTGCAGAACCACTTTGTGGGATTAGAGGACCGCAAGTATGACTATCTCATGACCCTTCACGGTGTGGTGAACGAGAGCACAGTGTGCCTGATGGGACATGAGAGGAGACAGACTCTGAATCTGATCACCATGCTGGCCATCCGGGTCCTAGCTGAGCAAAATATCATCCCCAATGTGGCCAATGTCACCTGCTATTACCAGCCAGCCCCATACGTAGCAGATGCCAACTTCAGCAATTACTATATTGCCCAGGTTCAGACGGTGTTCCCTTGCCAGCAGCACACGTACTCTACTTGGCTGCCCTGTAATTAA